A portion of the Sulfurospirillum diekertiae genome contains these proteins:
- a CDS encoding ferritin-like domain-containing protein, producing MARVGNSIIKGIEVQEIITTLNRAYADEWLAYYQYFIEAKVVKGLMKDAAIAELVQHAADELRHATMVADRIIQLGGSPLLHPADWLKQTNCGYDAPNDFDVVAVLNDAIKGEQCAIATYSSIVDLTRNKDIVTYDMVSQILADEVMHEEDLQNLHDDITEFISDLKKSMQ from the coding sequence ATGGCAAGAGTTGGAAATTCAATTATCAAAGGGATCGAGGTTCAAGAGATTATCACAACGCTCAATCGTGCGTATGCGGATGAATGGTTGGCATACTATCAGTATTTCATTGAAGCAAAAGTGGTCAAAGGTTTGATGAAAGATGCGGCAATCGCTGAATTAGTACAACATGCTGCTGATGAACTTCGTCATGCCACGATGGTAGCTGATCGTATTATTCAGCTTGGAGGATCACCTCTTCTTCATCCTGCAGATTGGCTCAAACAGACGAATTGTGGATACGATGCACCCAATGATTTTGATGTCGTAGCCGTTTTAAATGATGCGATTAAAGGAGAGCAATGCGCCATTGCCACCTATTCAAGTATCGTTGATTTGACACGCAACAAAGACATCGTTACCTACGACATGGTCTCTCAAATCTTAGCAGATGAAGTTATGCACGAAGAAGATCTTCAAAACTTGCACGATGACATTACTGAATTTATCAGCGATCTTAAAAAATCAATGCAATAG
- a CDS encoding CZB domain-containing protein, with the protein MSDHYNCRLGKWYAGIGKENFQNTAGYKGLDEPHKIVHESVNKAIMCVKEGTCSNDPSLVINYFKEAENASVKLFELLNQMLLEKKQ; encoded by the coding sequence ATGTCAGATCATTATAATTGCCGTTTAGGCAAATGGTATGCCGGTATTGGTAAAGAAAATTTCCAAAATACAGCTGGCTATAAAGGTCTTGATGAACCCCATAAAATCGTTCATGAGTCGGTTAATAAAGCGATTATGTGTGTCAAAGAAGGGACGTGTTCCAACGATCCTTCTTTGGTTATTAATTATTTTAAAGAGGCTGAAAATGCTTCTGTTAAGCTCTTTGAGTTACTCAATCAAATGCTTTTAGAAAAGAAACAGTAA
- a CDS encoding MBL fold metallo-hydrolase produces the protein MKFEFLGTADTGGIPLHQCHCEMCEAARQKGVSNRSTSAYLELDDGSVILFDAGYDLLCDRFNTTRIRAVFLTHFHADHCLGLIRLRKSVDTIACYIPDDTEGFGDLFVHKDSIDYQVMQPFEAKEIEGVKIVAVPLLHSKLTHGYVIFTCKGVVAYLTDCASISSESLAYLKAQKIDHLFLDAAYTPWFASNKHLNWESAGEYIESINPKNGYLIHASCKTLLPLHVKKIRLKYPYIEQGFAVEV, from the coding sequence GTGAAATTCGAGTTTCTAGGAACGGCAGATACCGGGGGAATTCCTCTGCATCAGTGTCACTGTGAGATGTGCGAGGCAGCAAGGCAAAAAGGGGTGAGCAATCGCTCCACGAGTGCTTATTTAGAACTGGATGATGGCAGTGTTATTTTGTTTGATGCTGGGTATGACCTCTTATGTGATCGGTTTAATACAACACGTATCAGAGCCGTTTTTCTCACTCATTTTCATGCCGATCACTGTTTAGGGCTCATTCGCCTTCGCAAATCAGTCGACACCATTGCGTGCTATATTCCTGATGATACAGAGGGTTTTGGTGATCTTTTTGTTCATAAAGATTCCATTGATTATCAGGTCATGCAACCGTTTGAAGCCAAAGAGATTGAAGGCGTTAAAATTGTTGCGGTTCCACTGTTGCACTCTAAGCTGACACATGGCTACGTGATCTTTACATGTAAAGGTGTTGTAGCGTATTTGACGGATTGTGCGAGCATTTCCTCGGAATCACTTGCTTATCTAAAAGCTCAAAAAATTGACCATCTTTTTTTAGATGCGGCGTATACGCCATGGTTTGCTTCCAATAAACATTTGAATTGGGAAAGTGCAGGGGAATATATTGAGAGTATTAATCCAAAAAACGGCTATCTCATTCATGCGAGTTGTAAAACCTTACTCCCTTTACATGTAAAGAAAATAAGGCTGAAATATCCTTATATTGAACAAGGATTTGCGGTCGAGGTG